From a region of the Takifugu flavidus isolate HTHZ2018 chromosome 20, ASM371156v2, whole genome shotgun sequence genome:
- the cldn23.1 gene encoding claudin 23a — protein sequence MPTRSAQEWMRTSLRTPGILIFGLVLSPCGWVLDLTATVAPNWRTLHNLPNTPVDTFLQQGIWDICRATSTESRAECGLQDTTYFNHEIIPVAQGLMVASLVVTIIGLIVAIPGVRCWRDNPNWTVAGLGGLLIFISGVFTIIPISWYTHLIDEIPSSSPLTDVRVGYCIVLGFIGGIFEILAGFVMFIGICRCCGGKNRGERRVEEVMEERYKQQKPEPRRFEVPSLNRARSSVSSSVPYSKDSLDDDVSFPRAKSPAARSINTTVSSRPYDADL from the coding sequence ATGCCCACACGGTCTGCGCAGGAGTGGATGCGGACTTCGCTGCGGACTCCCGGGATCCTGATCTTCGGGCTGGTGCTGTCTCCCTGCGGCTGGGTCCTGGACCTCACCGCGACGGTGGCACCGAACTGGAGGACTCTGCACAACCTTCCCAACACCCCGGTCGACACGTTCCTCCAGCAGGGCATATGGGACATCTGCAGGGCCActtccactgagtccagggcgGAGTGCGGCCTGCAGGACACCACCTACTTCAACCACGAGATCATCCCGGTGGCTCAGGGCCTGATGGTGGCCTCCCTGGTGGTCACCATCATCGGCCTGATCGTGGCCATCCCGGGCGTCCGCTGCTGGAGAGACAACCCGAACTGGACGGTGGCCGGCCTGGGAGGCCTGCTGATCTTCATCTCGGGTGTGTTCACCATCATCCCGATCTCCTGGTACACCCACCTCATCGACGAGATCCCGTCCTCCTCGCCTCTCACGGACGTGCGCGTCGGCTATTGCATCGTGCTGGGCTTCATCGGCGGGATCTTTGAGATCCTGGCCGGCTTCGTCATGTTCATCGGGATCTGCCGCTGCTGCGGCGGCAAGAACCGCGGGGAGCGgcgggtggaggaggtgatggaggagcgCTACAAGCAGCAGAAGCCGGAGCCCCGAAGGTTCGAGGTCCCGAGCCTGAACCGGGCCAGGAGCAGCGTCAGCAGCAGCGTGCCGTACTCCAAAGACTCCCTGGATGACGACGTGTCCTTCCCCCGCGCGAAGAGCCCCGCAGCCCGCTCCATCAACACCACCGTCAGCAGCAGACCCTACGATGCCGACCTGTGA